A region from the Biomphalaria glabrata chromosome 14, xgBioGlab47.1, whole genome shotgun sequence genome encodes:
- the LOC106058322 gene encoding sodium/potassium-transporting ATPase subunit alpha-like, translating into MAPNKVTQKESQWAEDYKYTATPKEDDQKKSKKKKKEEKMEELKKELEMDEHLVPMEELYRRFGTDPDNGLSVARAKEILDRDGPNQLTPPETTPEWVKFCKVLFTGFSLLLWIGAILCYIAYSIQSAQSEDAPGDNLYLGIVLTGVVIVTACFSYYQEAKSSRIMDSFKNMVPQYALVIRGGQKLSIHAEEVVVGDIVEVKFGDRVPADIRVISAHGFKVDNSSLTGESEPQSRSAEFTHENPLETRNIAFFSTNAVEGTCRGIVVKTGDNSVMGRIANLASGLEVGETPIAKEIGHFIHIITAVSVFFGVTFFIVAFILGYVWLDAVIFLIGIIVANVPEGLLATVTVCLTLTAKRMAKKNCLVKNLEAVETLGSTSTICSDKTGTLTQNRMTVAHMWFDGRIFEADTSDDQSNAYYSRNNPTWMSLARIGMLCNRAEFKVGQEKVPVLKRECNGDASESALLKCAELSIGNVTEFRRRNKKMCEIPFNSTNKYQVSIHETEDPNDPSFLLVMKGAPERIMDRCSTILMHGKTQPLDDNIRDAFNAAYLELGGLGERVLGFCDYILPSSEFPPNYEFDSDGPNFPITGLRFVGLMSLIDPPRATVPDAVCKCRSAGIKVIMVTGDHPITAKAIAKGVGIISEGSKTVEDIAAERGCPVEEVDPREAKAAVIHGGDLRDMTPAQIDEILINHSEIVFARTSPQQKLIIVEGCQRQGQIVAVTGDGVNDSPALKKADIGVAMGIAGSDVSKQAADMILLDDNFASIVTGVEEGRLIFDNLKKSIAYTLTSKIPEMSPFVMFILADIPLPLGTITILCIDLGTDMVPAISLAYEHAELDIMKRSPRNPATDKLVNQRLISMAYGQIGMIQACGGFFTYFVIMSENGFWMSDLTGIREEWDSMGINDVEDSYGQEWTYTQRKKLEYTCHSAFFVSIVIVQWTDLIICKTRRLSLFQQGMKNHYLNFGLFFETALAAFLCYCPGMDTGLRMQPLRFTWWIAPMPYSLIILIYDEVRKLILRRNPGGFVERETYY; encoded by the exons ATGGCGCCAAATAAAGTTACTCAAAAG gAAAGCCAATGGGCTGAAGACTACAAATATACAGCTACACCAAAGGAAGATGACCAGAAGAAGagtaagaagaagaaaaaagaggaGAAAATGGAAGAGCTCAAAAAGGAGTTGGAGATGGACGAGCACTTAGTCCCCATGGAAGAATTGTACAGAAGATTTGGCACAGATCCTGACAat ggTCTCTCAGTAGCCAGAGCAAAAGAAATCCTGGATCGAGATGGCCCTAACCAACTGACACCACCAGAGACGACTCCAGAGTGGGTGAAGTTCTGCAAAGTCTTATTCACAGGATTTTCACTTCTGCTCTGGATCGGTGCTATATTGTGTTACATTGCATACTCCATTCAATCCGCACAGTCAGAGGATGCCCCTGGAGATAAT ttgtaCCTAGGCATTGTGCTGACTGGTGTAGTAATTGTTACAGCCTGTTTCTCCTACTATCAGGAAGCCAAGAGCTCACGTATTATGGATTCTTTTAAAAACATGGTTCCTCAG TATGCCTTAGTTATTCGAGGTGGACAGAAATTAAGTATTCATGCTGAAGAAGTGGTCGTTGGTGACATAGTTGAAGTCAAGTTTGGAGATCGAGTTCCTGCTGATATCAGAGTCATCTCAGCCCATGGTTTTAAG GTTGATAACTCATCCCTCACTGGAGAATCAGAGCCTCAGTCAAGAAGTGCAGAATTTACTCATGAAAATCCGCTTGAAACTAGGAATATAGCTTTCTTTTCCACCAATGCTGTTGAAG GAACTTGCCGTGGCATTGTGGTCAAGACTGGTGATAACTCTGTGATGGGACGTATTGCCAACCTTGCTTCAGGCCTGGAAGTTGGAGAGACTCCTATCGCTAAAGAGATCGGCCATTTCATTCACATCATTACTGCAGTATCTGTGTTTTTTGGTGTGACCTTCTTCATCGTGGCTTTCATCCTTGGATATGTCTGGCTGGACGCTGTCATTTTCTTGATTGGTATCATAGTAGCCAACGTACCTGAAGGTCTTCTAGCTACTGTCACT gtgtgcTTAACACTGACTGCCAAGCGTATGGCCAAGAAAAATTGTTTGGTCAAGAATCTGGAGGCTGTGGAAACACTGGGATCCACTTCGACCATTTGCTCTGATAAGACTGGAACTCTGACTCAGAACAGAATGACAGTAGCTCACATGTGGTTTGATGGACGCATATTTGAAGCTGATACTAGCGATGATCAATCCA ATGCATACTATTCACGAAACAACCCAACCTGGATGAGCCTGGCTCGTATTGGTATGCTTTGCAACCGTGCTGAGTTTAAAGTGGGACAAGAAAAAGTCCCCGTACTTAAGAG gGAGTGTAATGGTGATGCTTCAGAATCTGCTTTGTTGAAATGTGCTGAGCTGTCAATTGGAAATGTTACAGAGTTCAGAAGACGCAATAAGAAAATGTGTGAAATTCCCTTTAACTCGACTAATAAATATCAA GTATCTATTCATGAAACTGAAGATCCCAATGACCCAAGCTTCTTGCTGGTAATGAAGGGTGCACCTGAGAGAATTATGGACCGTTGCTCCACAATACTCATGCATGGCAAGACACAACCCCTAGATGACAACATCCGTGATGCTTTCAATGCTGCCTATCTTGAACTAGGTGGTCTTGGAGAGAGAGTATTAG GCTTCTGTGACTATATTCTGCCATCATCTGAATTTCCACCCAACTATGAGTTTGATTCTGATGGACCAAACTTTCCTATTACTGGACTTCGTTTTGTTGGTTTGATGTCCTTGATTGATCCTCCACGAGCTACTGTACCTGATGCTGTATGCAAATGCAGAAGTGCTGGTATCAAAGTCATCATGGTTACTGGTGATCACCCCATTACTGCCAAGGCCATTGCAAAAGGTGTTGGAATTATTTCTGAAGGCAGCAAGACTGTGGAAGATATTGCTGCTGAGAGAGGATGCCCAGTAGAAGAGGTGGACCCAAGAGAAGCTAAAGCTGCTGTTATCCATGGTGGTGACCTCAGGGACATGACCCCTGCTCAGATTGATGAAATTCTAATTAACCACAGTGAAATTGTATTTGCTCGTACATCACCCCAGCAGAAGTTGATCATTGTAGAAGGTTGCCAGAGACAGGGACAGATTGTGGCCGTAACTGGTGATGGTGTCAATGACTCTCCTGCACTCAAGAAAGCTGATATTGGTGTTGCTATGGGCATTGCTGGAAGTGATGTCAGTAAGCAGGCCGCTGACATGATCCTCTTGGATGATAACTTTGCATCCATTGTCACTGGTGTTGAGGAAGGACGTCTCATCTTTGACAACTTAAAGAAGTCCATCGCTTACACTCTGACTTCCAAAATCCCTGAGATGTCTCCTTTCGTAATGTTTATTCTTGCTGACATTCCCCTTCCTCTTGGCACCATCACCATTTTGTGTATTGATCTTGGCACAGACATGGTGCCTGCCATCTCACTGGCTTATGAACATGCAGAGCTGGACATCATGAAAAGATCACCTAGAAATCCTGCTACAGACAAGCTTGTCAATCAAAG ATTAATCAGTATGGCCTATGGTCAAATTGGTATGATTCAGGCATGTGGTGGTTTCTTCACATACTTTGTTATTATGAGTGAGAATGGTTTCTGGATGAGTGATCTCACTGGTATTCGTGAAGAATGGGATTCCATGGGCATCAATGACGTGGAGGATTCCTATGGTCAAGAatgg acctACACTCAGCGTAAGAAACTTGAATATACATGCCACTCTGCATTCTTCGTGTCCATTGTGATAGTGCAGTGGACTGATCTCATCATTTGTAAGACAAGACGTTTGTCACTGTTTCAGCAGGGAATGAA AAaccattatttaaattttggttTGTTCTTTGAGACTGCCCTAGCTGCTTTCTTGTGCTATTGTCCTGGAATGGACACAGGCCTTCGTATGCAACCACTTAG attCACTTGGTGGATAGCTCCTATGCCTTACAGCTTAATCATCCTCATTTATGATGAAGTGCGCAAACTTATACTTCGGCGTAACCCTGGAGGCTTtgtggagagagagacatactACTAG